A window of Candidatus Kinetoplastibacterium crithidii (ex Angomonas deanei ATCC 30255) contains these coding sequences:
- the alaS gene encoding alanine--tRNA ligase codes for MKTSEIRSKFLKFFESKNHVILPSSSLVPVDDPTLLFTNSGMVQFKDIFSGKEQASYKRIVTAQRCFRAGGKHNDLENVGYTARHHTFFEMLGNFSFGDYFKRDAIHYAWELLTKVYNIPSHKLFITVYHDDDEAYDIWHSEIGVPSSLISRIGDNKGSKFASDNFWQMSDTGPCGPCSEIFYDHGQHFHGDPPGLGNIEGDRYVEIWNLVFMQFYIDKAQNISRLQVPCIDTGMGLERIAAVLQNVHSNYDTDSFKKLIFATASKIGIKNYSDNSLKVISDHLRASVFLIVDGVLPSNDGRGYVLRRIIRRALRHSYKLGHSGSFLYKLVPDLILEMSDAYPEISKKSDYISKIILQEEDRFGDTLIHGMKILNSAISKVEHGNQLDDDIVFSLYDTYGFPIDLTADVCREKGISIDLNSFDKHMNSQRNKARSSGKFKSNIYSLDCSNFVSEFYGYENHKLENSKILAIYVNGAIVNKIDNSQEKVCIILDKTPFYAELGGQVGDTGVLRSNDAVFIVNNTFLGNTNVFVHSGMLQNGILQVGDIVSSCVDRTRRLNISKNHSATHLMHFALREILGSHVHQKGSLVDDERIRFDFTNDYPLSCSQISQIEELVNYYIVLNSDVITDIIPYEKAISSGAIALFNEKYSSKVRVVSIGPSIELCGGTHVVKTGDIGFFKITTESSISNGVRRIEACTALKAVNFVSKQSSLLYDIAKIFNSSNDELLDRISQYKNYVKHKEKENLFLRKKLASSIVEYICMDNIDNQDEIKLVSYFFADLDQSILLDIMDFMKNRFKKVIVVLGTNDLSSNKGILVCGVSNSIIEIIEAREIMNFFASCVQGKGGGRANTATGSTNDAKLLPDGIENTKKWILSRI; via the coding sequence ATGAAAACATCAGAAATCAGGTCTAAATTTTTAAAATTTTTCGAATCAAAAAATCATGTCATTTTGCCTTCTTCTTCTTTAGTGCCAGTTGATGACCCAACTTTATTGTTTACAAATTCAGGAATGGTGCAGTTTAAAGATATTTTTTCTGGAAAAGAGCAAGCTAGTTACAAGAGGATAGTTACTGCTCAACGTTGTTTTAGAGCAGGCGGTAAACATAATGATCTTGAAAATGTTGGTTATACAGCTAGACATCATACATTTTTTGAAATGCTAGGTAATTTTAGTTTTGGTGATTATTTTAAACGTGATGCAATTCATTATGCATGGGAGTTGCTTACAAAAGTATATAATATACCATCTCATAAATTATTTATAACTGTTTATCATGATGATGATGAGGCATATGATATTTGGCATAGTGAAATAGGTGTTCCTAGTAGTTTGATATCCAGGATTGGAGATAATAAAGGATCAAAATTTGCATCTGATAATTTCTGGCAAATGTCAGATACTGGTCCTTGTGGACCTTGTTCAGAAATTTTTTATGATCATGGTCAACATTTTCATGGGGACCCTCCTGGTCTTGGAAACATAGAAGGTGATAGGTATGTGGAAATATGGAATCTAGTTTTCATGCAATTTTATATAGATAAGGCACAAAATATTTCTCGTTTGCAGGTTCCATGTATAGATACTGGAATGGGTTTAGAAAGAATTGCAGCAGTTTTACAAAATGTTCATTCAAATTATGATACAGATTCCTTTAAAAAATTAATATTTGCAACTGCTTCAAAAATTGGTATTAAAAATTATTCTGATAATTCATTGAAAGTAATTTCTGATCATTTACGTGCATCTGTTTTTTTGATTGTTGATGGAGTATTACCAAGCAATGATGGTCGTGGTTATGTATTAAGGCGAATTATAAGAAGAGCTTTAAGACATTCTTATAAATTAGGACATTCTGGTTCTTTTCTGTATAAACTTGTTCCTGATCTTATTTTAGAAATGAGTGATGCTTATCCAGAGATAAGTAAAAAATCAGATTATATTTCTAAAATAATTTTACAAGAGGAAGACCGTTTTGGTGATACTCTTATTCATGGTATGAAGATATTAAATTCTGCTATTTCTAAAGTTGAACATGGAAATCAATTAGATGATGATATTGTATTTTCTTTATATGATACTTATGGGTTTCCTATAGATTTAACAGCAGATGTATGTAGAGAAAAAGGTATTTCAATTGATTTGAATTCTTTTGATAAACATATGAATTCTCAACGCAATAAAGCTAGATCATCAGGTAAATTCAAATCAAATATTTATAGTTTGGATTGTAGTAATTTTGTTTCTGAATTTTATGGTTACGAAAACCATAAATTAGAGAATTCAAAAATACTAGCTATTTATGTAAATGGGGCTATTGTAAATAAGATTGATAATAGCCAAGAGAAAGTTTGTATTATTTTAGATAAAACGCCATTTTATGCAGAATTGGGTGGTCAAGTAGGAGATACTGGAGTATTAAGAAGTAATGATGCTGTTTTCATAGTTAATAATACATTCCTTGGAAATACGAATGTATTTGTTCATAGTGGCATGTTACAGAATGGCATATTGCAAGTTGGCGATATAGTATCTTCCTGTGTTGATAGAACAAGGCGTTTAAATATTTCTAAAAATCATTCTGCAACACATTTGATGCATTTTGCTCTTAGAGAAATCTTAGGTTCACATGTTCATCAAAAAGGGTCTTTAGTAGATGATGAGAGAATTAGATTCGATTTTACCAATGATTATCCACTATCTTGTTCACAAATATCTCAAATAGAAGAATTAGTTAATTATTATATTGTTTTAAATAGTGATGTTATTACAGATATAATTCCATATGAAAAAGCTATAAGTAGTGGGGCTATAGCTTTATTTAATGAAAAATATTCTAGTAAAGTGAGAGTTGTTTCTATAGGACCTTCTATTGAATTATGCGGTGGAACCCATGTGGTGAAAACTGGTGATATTGGTTTTTTTAAAATTACTACTGAGAGTTCTATATCTAATGGGGTAAGAAGAATAGAAGCATGTACTGCATTAAAAGCGGTAAATTTTGTTAGTAAACAAAGTTCACTTTTGTATGATATCGCAAAAATATTTAATTCTAGCAATGATGAATTATTAGATCGCATATCACAATATAAAAATTATGTTAAACATAAGGAAAAGGAAAATCTTTTTTTGCGTAAAAAATTGGCATCTAGTATTGTAGAATATATTTGTATGGATAATATTGATAATCAAGATGAGATAAAACTTGTATCTTATTTTTTTGCAGATCTTGATCAGTCTATATTATTAGATATTATGGATTTTATGAAAAATAGATTTAAAAAAGTAATAGTTGTCTTAGGCACTAATGACTTATCTAGTAATAAGGGGATTTTAGTTTGTGGTGTTTCTAACAGTATTATAGAAATTATAGAAGCTCGTGAGATAATGAATTTTTTTGCATCTTGTGTTCAAGGCAAAGGTGGTGGACGTGCAAATACTGCTACTGGAAGTACTAATGATGCTAAATTGTTGCCTGATGGCATTGAAAATACAAAAAAATGGATATTGAGTAGGATTTGA
- a CDS encoding sulfurtransferase TusA family protein — translation MNIEESKDIEFDSYIDARGLNCPLPILKTKKALSEMESGQILRIITTDVNADSDFNIFSKQTGNNIIMQRKCFIEALEVTEHFLQKR, via the coding sequence ATGAATATTGAAGAAAGTAAAGATATAGAATTTGATTCTTATATTGATGCAAGAGGTCTTAATTGCCCATTACCTATATTAAAGACAAAAAAAGCTTTATCAGAAATGGAAAGTGGGCAAATTTTGCGTATAATAACTACAGATGTTAATGCAGATTCTGATTTTAATATTTTTTCCAAACAAACTGGAAACAATATTATTATGCAGCGTAAGTGTTTTATAGAAGCTTTGGAAGTTACAGAGCATTTTTTACAAAAAAGATAA
- the rpsP gene encoding 30S ribosomal protein S16 → MVVIRLARGGSKKRPFYSLVATDSRNRRDGRFIERLGFYNPVAVEGSDQVRISLDRIKYWKDNGAELSSVVSRLVKEYSKKQTSGL, encoded by the coding sequence ATGGTAGTTATTCGTTTAGCTCGTGGTGGATCAAAAAAAAGGCCTTTTTATAGTTTAGTTGCTACAGATTCTAGAAATCGTAGAGATGGTAGATTTATTGAACGTTTAGGTTTTTATAATCCTGTTGCTGTTGAAGGTTCTGATCAAGTTAGAATTTCATTAGATAGGATTAAGTATTGGAAAGATAATGGTGCAGAACTATCTTCTGTTGTTTCAAGATTGGTAAAAGAATATTCCAAAAAACAGACCTCAGGTCTCTAA
- the rimM gene encoding ribosome maturation factor RimM (Essential for efficient processing of 16S rRNA), translating into MFDNSVPSDLIELAKVVSSYGVRGSLKVYPYSDNKETLLSVFDWWLSFCNCQAKQCQCNPIYKHYEITSSKNYNNFVIVNILGINTREESDKLRNSRIYVSRSLFPKPQEDEYYWVDLIGCKLYGISNCDSIFLGTVTDIFENGAHPILRVLNTNEDKHKEILIPFVKFYIDRIDLLNHEIFTSWSLEY; encoded by the coding sequence ATGTTTGATAATTCTGTTCCCAGTGATTTGATAGAACTTGCTAAAGTTGTATCTTCATATGGTGTTAGGGGTTCATTAAAGGTTTATCCATATTCAGATAACAAAGAAACTTTGTTATCTGTTTTTGATTGGTGGTTATCTTTTTGCAATTGCCAAGCTAAACAATGTCAATGTAATCCTATATATAAACATTATGAGATAACTAGTTCTAAAAATTATAATAATTTTGTTATAGTAAATATATTAGGTATAAATACAAGAGAGGAGTCAGATAAACTTCGTAATAGTAGAATTTATGTGTCTAGAAGTTTATTTCCAAAACCACAAGAAGATGAGTATTATTGGGTTGATTTGATAGGATGTAAGTTATATGGAATTTCAAATTGTGATTCTATTTTTCTTGGTACGGTGACTGATATTTTTGAAAATGGTGCTCATCCTATATTACGTGTTTTAAATACTAATGAAGATAAACACAAAGAAATATTAATTCCTTTTGTTAAATTTTATATAGATAGAATAGACTTATTGAATCATGAAATTTTTACTAGCTGGTCATTAGAATATTAA
- the trmD gene encoding tRNA (guanosine(37)-N1)-methyltransferase TrmD, with amino-acid sequence MYLDIITLFPEIFSIVNNMGVIGRSCKNNICNIHTWNPRDFSDSKRKNIDDRPYGGGPGMVMTPIPLENTLNAINKKRNLNGLHSSPVILLTPIGSVFTQKNAEKLSTTDGFVIICGRYEGIDKRFIDRFVTDEISIGDFIISGGEIAALALIDSVIRLLPGTLNNKDSILYESFSDANDGLLEPYSYTRPYDYNGEYVPDVLINGDHQKINIWRRQKALEITMLRRPDLIEKARHNGLLSCDDEKVILNFLLKKGL; translated from the coding sequence ATGTATTTAGATATTATAACTTTGTTTCCTGAGATATTTAGTATTGTAAATAATATGGGAGTTATAGGAAGATCCTGCAAAAATAATATATGTAATATTCATACTTGGAATCCTAGGGATTTCTCTGATAGTAAAAGAAAGAATATAGATGATAGACCATATGGTGGTGGTCCTGGTATGGTTATGACGCCAATTCCATTGGAAAATACTTTAAATGCTATAAATAAGAAACGCAATTTAAATGGCTTACATTCATCACCGGTTATTTTGTTAACTCCGATAGGTAGTGTTTTCACTCAAAAAAATGCAGAAAAACTTTCGACAACTGATGGGTTTGTTATAATTTGTGGTCGCTATGAGGGTATAGATAAAAGGTTTATAGATCGCTTTGTTACTGATGAAATATCGATTGGTGATTTTATAATATCAGGAGGAGAAATAGCTGCGCTTGCTTTAATTGATTCTGTTATAAGACTTTTACCTGGAACCCTTAATAATAAAGATTCAATTTTATATGAATCTTTCAGTGATGCTAATGATGGATTATTAGAACCATATAGTTATACACGTCCTTATGATTATAATGGTGAGTATGTCCCAGATGTTCTTATAAATGGAGACCATCAAAAAATAAATATATGGCGTAGACAAAAAGCTTTAGAAATCACTATGTTGCGTCGTCCTGATTTAATTGAAAAAGCACGTCATAATGGATTGTTATCTTGCGATGATGAGAAAGTAATATTAAATTTTTTGTTAAAAAAAGGATTATAA